A window of Melopsittacus undulatus isolate bMelUnd1 chromosome 2, bMelUnd1.mat.Z, whole genome shotgun sequence contains these coding sequences:
- the F5 gene encoding LOW QUALITY PROTEIN: coagulation factor V (The sequence of the model RefSeq protein was modified relative to this genomic sequence to represent the inferred CDS: substituted 1 base at 1 genomic stop codon) — MTQPQPVVELKLLLLGTCLSLKMVWRRGRKVVXTVYLCWIPVSKGEAEVKSNDLSVANAVTLLHHKYFISKGKLEAATAIKAVFSALSSRPASTGICTMTLHCMCLFLFLLLDSWWPDSEKHVVEAVKVREHYIAAQITSWTYKPEPEEKSRLEHSDPLFKKISYREYEVDFKKEKPAKKFEGLLGPTLHAEVGDTLVVHLKNMADKPVSIHPQGIAYSKNAEGSLYDDRTSSVEKRDDAVLPGQVYTYVWDITEEVGPREADLPCLTYAYYSHENMAMDFNSGLIGALLICKKGSLNEDGSQKLFDKEYVLMFGVFDEDKSWQKSASLKYTINGYTDGTLPDLEACAYDNISLHLIGMSSKPEIFSIHINGQSMEQRQQRVSTVNLLGGASTTVNMTVTEEGRWLISSLVQKHLQAGMHGYLTIRDCGDKEVKKSSLSYKERRMVNSWEYFIAAEEVTWDYAPNIPDSLDRHYKAQHLDNFSNLIGKKYKKAIFRQYTDASFTKRLENPRPKETGILGPVIRAQLHDNVKVVFKNKASRPYSIYFHGVTLSKNAEGANYPLDPTSNDTQRRGIEPGNTYTYEWKIAKTDQPTAQDAQCITRLYHSAVDIEKDIASGLIGPLLICKSEALNQKGVQKKADGEQQAMFAVFNENKSWYIEDNIKDYCSNPANVKRDDPKFYNSNIMHTINGYVSDSSEILGFCQDSVVQWHFSSVGTHDELVSVRLSGHSFLYQGKHEDVLNLFPMSGESVTVEMDNVGTWLLASWGSPEMSSGMRLRFRDARCDNEEDDMFDVVDFTYTKTDKKAVSTSVEDDVLEEEIDKDDLDYQDYLASFYSIRSLRKATANEENQNLTALAWEQYEGTDAMRSEVAAGSGLTAIYSSESTSTSKFSETRITPFPLIEAETFQSNHTSVKAEEDLFLSGTSDGKADLVFENRSQSNYKIDHSNNMAAEELLLSNEDSQMNVTEEFSSDGNHSKFFSEKHQEDSTGTENYKINSKRKRRNSLAIKFYSVQKMNALLNHVRNKNGSFFDKTSAPRSVHNAENTSEIIGTGQLPNDYDDELEEENKMEKSMQDVNLTFTLDLIVGDESNASNLSEPKLSKDKQADTSLGNISPNSSPALVKNLLESSLPRSGKYSSKMTNEEWNLVSAKGSLGLEANLDKSVGGKLNRHGRNVTAFISKKHMKKFQGFLHLTGENQKGSHMHPTLKGREENKNDTLSASGTFIKIRRKKKEYPKMTHLMSPRSKKSPKITNSMAEFDRTLFLDETNHTTPPCCTNITEAPSEANHTHLSNAKHEESRNYTLTPRQFKPSITIGLPQENGEYEYVMEGYYNEETSGSEYEYHYVTFDDPYMTDPKVNINEQRNPDNIAEHYLRSKGNERRYYIAAKEVCWNYAGYKKSTMMNDKTCKDGTTYKVIFQSYTDSTFTTIQDEDEYNEHLGILGPVIRAEVDDVILVHFKNLASRPYSLHAHGLFYEKSSEGSIYDDESPAWFKEDDQVQPNNSYIYVWYANRRSGPVQSGAACRSWIYYSDLNMEKDTHSGLIGPILVCQKGTFSNSNNSKTSTRDFFLLFMVFDEEKSWYFDKRSRSPCAEKTQEGQQCHKFYAINGITYNLQGLRMYEGELVRWHLLNMGGPKDIHVVNFHGQTFIEQGKPQHQLGTYMLLPGSFRTIEMKPQRPGWWLLDTEVGEYQQAGMQASYLVIEKECKIPMGLASGVILDSQIDASHHIDYWAPKLARLNNSGTYNAWSTIVKKEELAWIQVDFQRQVLLTGIQTQGAKQFFKSLYVQKFFIVYSKDKRKWSTFKGDSSPAQKIFEGNSDAYGVKENIIDPPIIARYIRVYPTEAYNRPTLRMELLGCEVDGCSLPLGMENREIKNTQITASSVKTSWFSTWDPSLARLNQEGKMNAWRAKLNNNQQWLQIDLLTVKKITAIATQGVKYMSAENFVKTYIILYSDQGSEWKSYMDGSSSVAKVFLGNENSNGHVKHFFNPPILSRFIRIVPRTWYNSIALRVELYGCDFGGDLTVKRTDGSGSS; from the exons ATGACTCAACCACAGCCTGTAGTGGAGCTGAAGCTGCTTCTTCTTGGTACTTGTCTCTCACTGAAGATGgtgtggaggaggggaaggaaggtaGTTTAAACAGTTTATCTCTGCTGGATCCCGGTCAGTAAGGGGGAGGCAGAGGTGAAGAGCAATGACCTGAGTGTAGCAAATGCTGTTACGCTGTTGCAtcacaaatatttcatttctaagGGGAAGTtagaagcagcaacagcaataaaagcagtgttttctgctttgtcttccAGACCAGCATCAACAGGCATCTGTACCATGACACTCCACTGCATgtgcctttttctcttccttctgcttgaTTCATGGTGGCCAGACTCAGAGAAGCATGTGGTGGAAGCAGTGAAGGTCAGGGAGCACTACATAGCTGCTCAGATCACTAGCTGGACCTACAAACCGGAACCTGAGGAAAAGTCCAG ATTGGAACATTCAGATCCATTGTTTAAGAAAATTTCTTACAGAGAATATGAAGtggattttaaaaaagaaaagccagcaaagaaatttgaag GACTTCTGGGACCAACTCTGCATGCTGAAGTGGGAGATACTCTAGTAGTTCATCTTAAGAATATGGCTGACAAGCCAGTCAGTATTCATCCCCAAGGCATAGCATACAGCAAAAATGCAGAAG GCTCCCTGTATGATGACCGAACATCATCTGTAGAAAAACGAGATGATGCTGTGCTTCCGGGCCAGGTCTACACATATGTGTGGGATATAACAGAAGAAGTTGGTCCAAGAGAAGCTGATCTTCCTTGTCTTACTTATGCATATTATTCTCATGAGAACATGGCAATGGATTTTAACTCTGGTCTGATTGGGGCACTGCTTATCTGTAAGAAAG GAAGCCTAAATGAGGATGGGTCACAGAAACTTTTCGATAAGGAGTATGTACTGATGTTTGGTGTGTTTGATGAAGACAAGAGTTGGCAAAAATCAGCATCACTGAAGTACACAATTAATGGCTATACTGATGGAACATTACCAG ATTTAGAAGCTTGTGCATATGACAACATTAGCTTGCATTTGATAGGAATGAGTTCCAAGCCAGAAATTTTCTCCATTCATATCAATGGCCAGTCCATGGAACAAAGACAACAACGAGTTTCTACTGTTAACCTACTGGGAGGAGCATCAACCACAGTAAACATGACAGTGACTGAGGAAGGAAGGTGGCTCATATCTTCTCTTGTCCAGAAACACCTGCAAG CTGGAATGCATGGTTACCTCACTATAAGAGACTGTGGGGACAAAGAGGTGAAGAAGAGTAGTCTCTCCTATAAAGAACGTCGTATGGTCAACAGCTGGGAATATTTCATTGCTGCAGAAGAAGTTACTTGGGATTATGCACCAAATATTCCAGACAGCCTTGACAG acACTATAAAGCACAGCACTTGGACAACTTCTCAAATCTCATAGGTAAAAAGTacaaaaaggcaatttttagGCAATATACTGATGCCAGCTTCACTAAACGTCTGGAAAATCCTCGCCCCAAGGAAACTGGAATTTTGGGCCCTGTTATCAGAGCTCAACTCCATGACAACGTCAAA GTTGTGTTCAAAAATAAGGCCAGTCGACCCTACAGCATTTACTTCCATGGTGTGACACTTTCAAAGAATGCAGAAGGAGCTAATTATCCTCTGGATCCTACAA GCAATGACACCCAGAGGAGAGGAATTGAACCAGGGAATACCTACACTTATGAATGGAAAATTGCTAAAACAGACCAACCCACTGCACAGGATGCACAATGTATTACAAGGCTGTATCATAGTGCTGTAGATATTGAGAAAGATATAGCCTCTGGACTGATTGGCCCACTTCTGATTTGTAAAAGTGAAGCACTGAATCAGAAGGGTGTGCAG aaaaaggCAGATGGGGAGCAGCAGGCAATGTTTGCAGTTTTCAATGAAAATAAGAGCTGGTACATAGAGGATAACATCAAGGACTACTGCAGCAACCCCGCCAATGTTAAAAGGGATGATCCCAAGTTCTATAACTCAAATATAATGCACA CAATAAACGGCTATGTGTCTGACAGCAGTGAAATCCTTGGATTTTGCCAAGATAGTGTGGTACAGTGGCACTTCTCCAGTGTTGGCACTCATGATGAGCTTGTCTCTGTTCGCCTTTCCGGACACTCTTTTTTGTATCAAGGGAAACATGAAGATGTGTTGAACCTTTTCCCAATGAGTGGAGAATCAGTCACAGTGGAAATGGACAATGTTG GTACTTGGCTTTTAGCATCCTGGGGTAGCCCAGAGATGAGCAGTGGCATGAGGCTGAGATTCAGAGATGCCAGATGTGACAATGAGGAAGATGACATGTTTGATGTTGTGGATTTCACTTACACCAAGACTGATAAAAAGGCTGTTTCCACCTCAGTTGAAGATGATGTGCTAGAGGAAGAAATTGATAAGGATGATTTGGATTATCAGGATTACCTGGCTTCCTTTTACTCCATCCGAAGCTTAAGGAAGGCAACAGCcaatgaagaaaaccaaaaccttaCAGCACTGGCCTGGGAGCAGTATGAAGGCACTGATGCCATGAGGTCTGAGGTGGCAGCTGGCTCAGGTCTGACAGCTATATATAGTAGTGAATCCACAAGCACATCTAAGTTCTCAGAAACTCGTATCACTCCTTTTCCCCTAATCGAGGCTGAAACATTCCAGTCAAATCACACATCAGTCAAAGCAGAAGAGGATTTATTTTTGTCTGGCACAAGTGATGGGAAAGCTGACTTGGTATTTGAGAATAGAAGCCAAAGCAATTATAAAATAGATCACAGTAATAATATGGCTGCAGAGGAGCTCTTGCTGAGCAATGAGGACAGCCAAATGAATGTTACAGAAGAGTTTTCAAGTGATGGGAATCACAGtaaatttttttcagaaaagcatcAAGAAGACAgcacaggaacagaaaattATAAGATTAACAGTAAAAGGAAAAGGCGAAACTCACTGGCCATCAAGTTTTACTCTGTCCAGAAGATGAATGCCCTTCTAAATCATGTACGAAATAAAAATGGCTCATTTTTTGACAAGACAAGTGCACCTCGTTCCGTGCATAACGCAGAGAACACATCTGAGATAATTGGAACTGGCCAGCTTCCAAATGATTATGATGAtgaactggaagaagaaaacaagatggaaaaatcCATGCAAGATGTTAACTTGACCTTTACTTTGGACCTCATTGTAGGAGATGAATCTAATGCATCCAACCTCTCTGAACCCAAGCTATCCAAAGATAAACAAGCAGACACTTCTTTAGGCAATATAAGCCCTAATTCCAGCCCTGCTTTAGTGAAGAACTTACTAGAATCATCATTGCCCAGGTCTGGGAAATACTCATCTAAAATGACAAATGAGGAATGGAATTTGGTGTCTGCAAAGGGGAGTCTGGGATTAGAAGCAAATTTAGATAAATCTGTGGGTGGTAAGTTAAATCGTCATGGTAGGAATGTTACAGCGTTCATAAGTAAGAAGCATATGAAGAAGTTTCAAGGATTCTTGCATCTAacaggagaaaaccagaaagggAGCCATATGCACCCAACtctgaaaggaagggaagagaacaaGAATGATACTTTGAGTGCCTCTGGAACGTTTATCAAGATccgaaggaaaaaaaaggaatatccAAAAATGACCCACTTGATGAGCCCAAGGAGTAAAAAGTCCCCCAAAATCACCAATTCTATGGCAGAGTTTGACCGTACATTGTTTCTGGATGAGACCAACCACACAACACCGCCATGTTGTACTAATATCACAGAGGCACCCAGTGAGGCCAACCATACACATCTGAGCAATGCCAAGCACGAAGAGTCACGAAATTACACACTCACCCCACGGCAGTTTAAGCCATCGATCACAATTGGGCTTCCCCAGGAAAATGGAGAGTACGAATATGTTATGGAAGGATATTACAACGAGGAAACGTCAGGCAGTGAATATGAATATCATTATGTGACATTTGATGACCCATACATGACAGACCCAAAAGTGAATATCAATGAACAACGTAACCCAGACAACATTGCTGAACATTACCTGCGTAGCAAAGGGAATGAGAGGAGATACTATATTGCAGCTAAAGAGGTCTGCTGGAACTATGCAGGATACAAGAAAAG TACAATGATGAATGACAAAACCTGTAAAGATGGCACCACATATAAGGTGATTTTCCAAAGCTATACAGACAGTACCTTTACGACAATTCAGGATGAAGATGAATATAATGAACACCTTGGCATCCTGGGACCAGTTATCCGGGCTGAAGTGGACGATGTTATCCTA gTTCATTTTAAGAATCTGGCATCCAGACCGTATTCTCTCCATGCTCATGGACTCTTCTATGAAAAGTCATCTGAGGGAAGCATTTACGATGATGAATCTCCTGCTTGGTTTAAGGAAGATGACCAAGTCCAGCCAAATAACAGCTATATATACGTATGGTACGCAAACAGGCGATCGGGACCTGTGCAGTCAGGAGCAGCTTGTCGGTCCTGGATCTACTACTCTGATCTAAATATG GAGAAAGATACTCACTCTGGTTTGATTGGGCCAATACTGGTTTGTCAAAAAGGAACCTTCAGTAAttcaaacaacagcaaaacatcgACCCGAgactttttcttgctttttatggTCTTTGATGAAGAGAAAAGCTGGTACTTTGACAAACGTTCTAGAAGCCCGTGTGCTGAGAAGACCCAGGAAGGGCAGCAGTGCCACAAATTCTATG CCATTAATGGGATTACCTACAATTTGCAAGGTTTGAGAATGTATGAAGGTGAACTGGTCCGATGGCATTTGCTGAATATGGGTGGGCCAAAAGACATTCACGTTGTTAATTTTCATGGACAGACCTTCATAGAACAAGGAAAGCCACAGCATCAGCTTGGTACATACATGCTCCTTCCAG GCTCATTTAGAACAATCGAAATGAAACCACAGAGACCTGGCTGGTGGCTTTTAGACACTGAAGTGGGGGAATATCAGCAAGCAGGAATGCAGGCATCCTACTTGGTTATAGAGAAAG AGTGCAAGATTCCAATGGGTCTAGCAAGTGGTGTCATACTCGATTCACAGATCGATGCTTCACATCATATAG ACTATTGGGCACCAAAGTTAGCCCGATTAAACAATTCTGGAACATACAATGCTTGGAGCACTATAGTGAAAAAAGAAGAACTCGCTTGGATCCAG GTGGACTTTCAAAGACAAGTTCTGTTAACTGGGATACAGACACAAGGAGCCAAGCAGTTTTTTAAGTCCTTGTATGTCCAGAAGTTCTTCATTGTTTACAGCAAAGACAAACGGAAGTGGAGCACTTTCAAAGGAGACAGCTCACCAGCACAAAAG aTTTTTGAAGGTAATTCTGATGCCTATGGTGTGAAAGAGAACATCATTGATCCCCCTATTATTGCTAGGTACATCAGAGTCTACCCAACTGAGGCCTACAACAGGCCTACTCTCCGCATGGAGCTTCTGGGCTGTGAAGTAGATG GTTGCTCTTTGCCACTTGGAATGGAAAACAGAGAGATCAAGAACACCCAGATAACAGCCTCGTCTGTTAAGACATCCTGGTTTAGCACATGGGACCCTTCACTTGCTCGTCTCAATCAGGAAGGAAAGATGAATGCCTGGCGAGCAAAG ttGAACAACAACCAACAGTGGCTGCAAATTGATCTCCTCACAGTTAAGAAGATAACTGCAATCGCTACCCAGGGGGTCAAGTACATGTCTGCTGAAAACTTTGTGAAAACCTATATTATCCTATACAGCGACCAAGGCTCAGAGTGGAAATCCTATATGGATGGTTCAAGCTCAGTGGCAAAG gttttcttggGTAATGAAAACAGCAATGGACATGTCAAGCATTTCTTTAACCCACCCATTCTATCCAGGTTTATCCGCATTGTTCCAAGAACGTGGTATAATAGTATTGCTCTTCGGGTAGAACTCTATGGCTGTGATTTTGGTGGGGATCTGACTGTGAAAAGGACTGATGGCTCTGGGAGCTCTTAA